The Gordonia terrae genome contains the following window.
GTCGATGTAGTCAAACCTCGAGAACATCCCCGTCGCGCGTGGTTCCTCCCCCCACATGGGGCACGACAGTACCCCGGCGCGTTGCGACGTGCGACACATTCAGTCCCAACACGCCGAACCTGGGGACAGATGTGCAACGTGCGCAACATTATTCACAAACGCGCACGGTGATTTTCAATCGTGTGACGCTGCCGGGGCGGCTTCGCCGAGACGGACGCACACGACGCCGAGCACGATGAGCAGGCCGCCGGCGAGCTGGATCGGTGCCGGCAGCTCGTCGAGAACCAGCCAGGCGAAGACCACCGCGAACAGGACCTCGGACAGCGCGACGAAAGACATCACGCGCGCGCCGAGGAGCCGCCCGCCCGCGATGCCGAAGCCGTAGGCCATGGCGGCCGAGACCACACCGAGCAGGACCAGCGGCACCCACCAGGCCACCTCGAGTGCACCGACCCGGACCGGAACGGTGGTCATCGTCATCGGCAGGAGTCCGGTCAGTCCGGCGCCGACGAGGGCCAGCGCACCGATGAGCAGGCCGCCGGCGGCGAGGCTCAACGGCGGCCAGCCCGTGCGATCGTCGGCCGAGATCACGAAGTAGGCGGCGGCCCCGACCATCGCGGCCAGCGCCCACAGCACCCCGACCGCACTGATCGGTACGTCGCCCGTCAGGTCGAGCACGAGTGCCAGTCCGGCGATCGCGAGGGCCGCGCCGAGGACCGTGACCCGTCCCGGCCGCTGACCGTGGCGGAGCCACATCCACACCAGCACCGCGACCGGCGCGGTGTACTCGATGAGCAGCGCGACCCCGACCTGCAGGTAGGTCACCGCGTAGAAGTAGGCCAGCTGACAGCCTGCCACGGCGAGCAGGCCATAGCTGACGAGCACGGGCCAGGACCGGCGGCCGGGCCGGTCCGGGACGGGCCGTCGGCGATCACGGAAGGCGAGCAGGCCGGGCACGGCCAGCACCAGTCCGCCGAGCGCGATGCGCACCGTGACCGTCGCGCCGGCCGACCACCCCGCCTCGATCATGGCCCGGGCGAGTACGCCGGAGATGCCGAAGCAGGCCGAGGAGATGAGGGCCAGCGTGATGCCGAGGGCAGGTCGAGGGAGGGCGGGAGTGCGGTCTGCGGAGCTCACGGATTCTTCGCGGCGACGATCGCCGTGCGAACGGCTTCGCGGCACTCCGGCCCGGCCGGCTCGCCGGTCCCGAGGTAGAAGCTGCCCGGGCGACCCTCGTCACCGGCGAACCCGGTCACCGAGAATCCGTCCGACTCGGGAACATACGGGGTCGACGACATCGACGCGACGCCCAGCGGACACGACAACGCCGCGACCCCGCGCTTGGCCCCGGACACGACGACGATCAGGTGGGTCGGGTGCAGCACGATCAGCGTCTGGTGCTCGGAGTCGGGGTCGACCGGGTTGCTGCGTCGTCCGAAGACCTTGCCGAGGAACGTCGTCGACGGCGGGTTGATGCTCCGGGTGATCCACGCCGGCAGATCATCGGTGACGGTGAGCTGCTTCGACTCGGCGTGGTCGCGCAGCGTCGCGGCGACGTCGGCGGGAAGGTCGGACAGATCGGCACGCACGGTGGTGCGCTGGTACGCGGGCCCCATGGCTGCTCAATCTAGTGCAGTGGCCCCGCCGTCGAGGCCGGCGACGGACTGCGCGACACCCAGACGTCGGCCGAGTAGCCGACGCCGACGCGGCACCGAGACCTCCGGCGCCTTCGCCTCGAGGTCGTCGAGCAACGACGCGACGGTCTGCGCGGAGTCGGTCTTGTTGGTGCCGATGAAACCCGACGGCCCTCGCTTGATCCACCCCGTCACGTACATGCCCGACACGGGTTCGGTCCCGTCGAGAACGCGGCCGTCGAGGTGGGGGATGACCCCCGCGGCGTCGTCGAACGGCAGGCCGGGTACCGGCACGCCGCGGTATCCGACCGAGGTGAGGACCAACCCGGTCTCGAGAGTGGTGGTGTCGCCGGTGGGTTCGATGCCCACCGCGGACCCGGCGTCGTCGACGACCGGCCGGTTGCGGCCGACGACCAACGCGCTCGCCCGACCGTGGGGGCCTGCGGTCACCTCGGACGGAGAACTGAAGAAGGCCAGCCGGATTCGACGGCCCGTCGGCTCGGGGCGCGCGGCGCATTCGGCCAGGATCTCGAGTTTGCCGCGGACGGTGGCGTCGAGATCGGCCGGCGCGGGGAGCGCATCGAGATCGGCGGCATCGACGGTGACCGGGACACCCGAATCGACCAGTCCGATGAGTTCGGGGAGGGTGAACGCCGCGTGCGCGGGTCCGCGACGTCCCATCACGACGACTTCGCGCACCGACGAGGCCCGCAGGGTCGCCAGCGCACTGCGAGAGATGTCGGTGGCCGCGAGCGTGTCCGGGTCGGCGACGAGAATGCGCGCGACGTCGAGGGCGACGTTGCCGTTGCCCACGACCACGACACGCTCGGTGTCCAGGTCGACGTCGAGGTCGGTGAAGTCGGGGTGGCCGTTGTACCAGCCCACGAAGGAGGTCGCACTGGACACACCCGGGAGGTCGAATCCGGGCAGTGCGAGTCGCCGGTCGGTGGGGGCGCCGCCCGCCCAGATCACGCCCTGGTGTCGGGCGCGCAGGTCGGCCAAGGTGAGATCCCGCCCGACCTCGGTGTTCAGCAGGATCTCCAGACGCGGGTTGCGCGCGATGTCGTCGAACAGCTCCATCACCTTGCGCGTGTGCAGGTGATCGGGCGCAACGCCGAAGCGTGCCAGCCCGAACGGTCGGTCGAGGCGCTCGTACATGGTGACCGACACCTGCGGCTGCCGCAGCAGCTCGTCGGCGGCATACATCGCCGAGGGGCCCGATCCCACGATGCCGATCGAGATCGAGCGCTCGACGGCCAGCTGCCGCGGCCGGTCGATGGGTGCGAGTGGCAGCCGACGGGCCGGGTCGACAGGGAAGCGAGCGGCCCCGTCGGCCGGATCGTGGTACTGCGTCGCGTTGACCTCGACGAACCGCTCCTGGCCCGCGGGCAGACGGTGACCCGGGACGATGGCGCCGACCGGGCACGCACTCACACACGCGCCGCAGTCGACACAGGTCGCGGGATCGATGTACAGCATCTCGGCGATGCCGAAATCGGGTTCTTCGGGCGTGGGGTGGATGCAGTTGACGGGGCATGCATAGACGCACGACGCGTCGCCGCAGCACGCCTGGGTGACGACGTGGGGCATGGTCTCGGGATCTACCTGCGTTCGGTGCGGCTCAGGCCGCGGTGTAGGTGGGCTCGCTGCGAAAACGCGAGGGCCGACCGCTGATGCCGAGTGCACGCCACAGCAGTCGCGACACCGGGTTCATCAGCCCGCTCTGCTCGCCGAGCATCCTGACGTCGCCGAAGACGTTGCGCAGGAAACGCTTCGACTCCGCCGACCGCCAGAAGATGTCCTTCATGACCTCGTCGGGGACGTCGAAACGCTTGGCGAATCCACGCGGGGGCACCACGATCGCGCCGCACAGGATGCGCATGGTCAGCGGGAGCATGAGGGACAGGATGAACCGCTGGAAACGGCCACGCTGCGGCACCTGCTCACGGATGAGGTGATGGGCGAACGAGATGTGGCGCGCCTCTTCGGCGACATGGAGCTGCATGACCGCCGCCATCGTGGGATGCAGGCTGGCGCGGGTGCGCAGGAAGTCCTTCTGGATGTGGTCGATCGGCTCCTCGCCGCCGAGGACCCCGAAGAAGAACAGGGTGGGGAAGACGGTCGAGACGAGCGGGACGAACGGAGAGATCAGCCGGTAGCCGATCTTGGCACCCGGCACGTCCACCCCGGTGCGGTTGATGAACTCCTGGAACATCAGGGTGTGGTTGCACTCCTCCTTGGATTCGTGCGTGGTGTACCGGAATTCGCGCGCGCCGTTGGGGAGCTTGAAGCTGTACTGCATCAGGCCGCGGATGAGGATCGACTCGAACTGCAGTCCGACCTTGGCGACGTTGGCCTGGCGCCACATGCCGATCTCGATCTGCTTCTCCTGGGGAAGCTGCTGGTACCACGGGTGACGGCCGATGGGATCGACCTCGTAGGACAGGATCCACCGGGGGTCGTTCTCGGTGATCGCCATGTGCGGCGCGTCCCAGTCGATGTCCACGTAGGGATCGAAGTTGCGGTGGACCGAGGCCGCGGACAGGTCGTCGAGCACCTGGCTGTAATCGTGGTCGCCGCCGGATTTGTCGTGCTGCGGCACGTAGCGGGCGGGGGCCTCGTGCTCCCGATCGGTCGGGGTGAGTGCTTTCGTCATCGTCGCATCCCTTCGGGTGGGCGGCTCGGTCGGTGAAACAGACCACAGCGGATGACTCGAACGTATTTCGACGCCGCCTTATTTGTCAACACTCGATGTCACGTTCGATACCGGCACAATGGGCTGGTGCGCGTGTCGGTCGATGTCCGGCTTCGGGGGCTGACCTGGTGAGACGGGTGTAATTCGATCGGGTTATATAACCCGGTCGAGGCGATGATCGCGGGTTAGAGTTACCACCGTCCGTGCCCGTGTCTGCTCACCTGGAGGAGCGATGTCCCGTCGTGTTCACGCGTCCCAGCGCTTCCGGGCCCCGACGCACTCCACCTGCGCCCGCCGGCACGAAGCGCCCGCGGTCGTGACCCGGGTCCGGGGCCGGTCGTGAATCAGCCGCCGCAGGGTCCGACGCGTGTCGTCCCCTCGCCGGGCGGGCCTCCTCCGGGTATGCCCCATCCGGGCGGTCCCCGCCCGGGTGCGCCGGGTCCCCATCGGCCCGGTCCGCCGCCCCCGCCTGCTCCCGGTCCGATGCCGCGGCAGGCCCCGCGGTCGCCGAACCGGGGTGCGCCCGGTCCCGGCGGTGCCCTCGGTGATCTGACCCCGCAACTCATCGACACCGACATCTGGACCGACGCGATGGTCGAGGGAGCGGGCATTCCCGTCGTCGACGTCCCGTTCGTGACGGTCGGGTCGGGCATCGGCTCGTTCGTGACCGTCGACTACTTGCGGATCAGCGGGGTGCCGCTCGATCGGATCGCGGTGCTCGGCCCGCAGGACGTGCCGTGGCACAGCTATGAGTACCTGACGCGGGTGTCGCAGATCCCCCGTGGGGAGCGCCTGCGTTCCGACTCGGCGTCGACCCCGGACAACATCTGGGGTTTCCCGTCGTACGCGGTCCGGGAGGCGTGGGCGGACAAGAAGTTCAAGCCTCTGTGGAATGTGTTGGTGGAACCCGTCTTCGCGAACTTCTACACGCCGAAGGCCGGACAGGCATTCGCCTCGATGGAGAAGGAGTGCGAGCGCATCGGCTACCTGAAGTGCCTGCACCGCGGCCAGGTCCGGATGATCCGGCGTCGCGCCGGTGGCGGGTACTTCACGATTCTCACACCGCCACAAGGATCTTCGCCCACCAAGCGGGTGGCGTTCCGCAGCCAGTGGGTCCACGTCGCGATCGGTTACCCCGGGATCAAACTGCTGCCCGATCTGCAGGCGTTCCGGGAGACCTACCGCGACGCCAGCAAGGTCGTGAACGCCTACGAATCCCATGAACACATCTATCAGTCGTTGCAGCGCAAGCCCGGCACCGTGGTGATCCGCGGCGCCGGGATCGTCGCCTCCCGGGTTCTCCAGCGACTCATCGACGATCGCGACGCGTACGGGCTCCAGACGCAGATCGTGCACCTGTTCCGCACCTACTACGACAAACCGCACGGGCCGCACATCTTCATGCGGCGCAAGGGCAAGGACGGCTGGGCCTATCAGGGGTTCAACTACCCGAAGTCGGTCTGGGGCGGACAGCTCAAGGCCCGGATGCGCAAGCTCGAGGGGCATGAGCGGGCCGAGGCGTACAAGCAGATGGGCGGCACCAACACGCCCGTCCGCGACGACTGGCAGGAGCAGCTGGCGCGTGGGCGGCGCGAGGGCTGGTACCGCGTCGCCGTCGGGAAGGCAGAGAGTCTGGTGCCCGCGGCGGGTGGTCAGGGTGTGGTGACCACGGTGCGGGTCGACCCGCACGCACCGATCCGACAGGACCACCGGCCCGACGGGACCTTCGAGATCTACGCCGACTACGTGATCGACTGCACCGGACTCGAAGCCGACGTTCGCGAGCACCGCCTGCTGCGCGACCTGCTCGACCACACCGGTGCCGGCATCAACCCCGTCGGCCGCATGGATGTCGAACGTGACTTCGAGCTGAAGGGCACGCGGAGCGGGAACGGCAAGCTCTACGCCTCCGGCAGCGCCACACTCGGGGGCTATTTTCCCGGCGTCGACACGTTCCTCGGCCTGCAGATCGCCGCCCTGGAGATCGTCGACGACCTGGCGCGCCAGGGTTTCTGCAAGCGCCTGACGCCGTGGCGGTCGACCGCTCAGTGGTGGCGCTGGATGAACAACAAGGGAGTCGACTGACATGTTGCCCACCCTGTGGGGGCGAATCCAGACCCGCGTGCTCGTGCTCGGCATCCTCGGTGGTCTGTGGACCATCGTGCTGGTCCCGTTCCTCTGGCTGATCTCCTCGGGTGATCCGACGATCCTCGACGTCTACCGGGTCGCCTTCACCGTGCTCGTCACCGTCATCGTCCTCGGGGTGTTCTGGGAATTCCTGTACCACTTCCTGCAGCAGTTCCGGTGGGAGAAGGACTGGCCGACGCTGTTCGGGCTCCTCACCGCCATCAACGAGGGAATTCTCGTGTGGGTGGTGATCGACAACACGGGACTCATCCCGGAGTCCCTTCGGCCATCTCCCTTCGTGTTCTCGGTCCAGTTCGTCACCACGTGGCTGCTCGTGTGGGTGGCGGTCAACGGGCCACTGCGAGCGGTCTTCCCCCACTGGCGATTCCAGGGAGGTCGTTTCCTGTGACCAGCCCGGGCGACATCCCCAGCGTCACACCGACCGTGACGCTGATCCGCGGGGAGGGGGTCGTGATCCGCACGCCGGCGTTCCTGTGCCTGGTGAACGACGCGGTGCCCGCGTCCTTCCTCACCGACCTCCTCGACATCGAATCGGCGGTCTCCGTACCGGATTCGGCACCCCGACGCGGACGGCACCTGGTGCGGGCGCTGGCACAACTGGTGGCCACCGCAGCCGACCCGGTCGACATCGCCTTCGCCGCACCCGACAGTGCCGGCATCGCGATCTTCCTCTCGGGCCGGGTGTACGGCGAGACCGACGGCAAGCGTGTCGAAGCGGCCGCCGGCGACACCTACGACCGCGCCGTGCCGTGGCCGTACGAGGGTCTCGGGCTGTATCTCGCCGGCACCGAGCCGGCCGAGGTCGGCGAGGAGCGATTCGACCTGGTCGAGGGCACGGTGCCCGCCGCGGGTGCGTTGCTGCACACTCCACTCGGCCTGCGCGGCACCGAGTTCCACGCGGTGTCCGACAGAGCGGCGCAGCCTCGGCCCGACGGAGCGGCGCAGCCGCGGCCGGACCGGGTTGTCGAACCGTCCCGACCCGACCCGGATGCGGGGCCGCCGACCGAGGCGCTGGGAGGGCTCGACGAGCCGGATCATCCCGAGATGCCCAGAACTCCGGCGCCCGAAGCGGAACCGGAGCCCGACCCGATGGGCACCACCGAACGGATGGCCCCCGGCGCCGGGAGCCCCGGATCGCCCGCACCGGACCCGCTGCCGTTCACCTCGACTCCGCTGGGCGGCCCGTTCGAGGCGGAACCGTTGTCGCCGAACGCGCCGCTCCCGTCCGAGCCCGCGCCGCGGGACGTCATGCCGCCGGGCGGACGCGCGCCCGTCGAACCCGGAGCCGCGTCGAATCCGTTCGCCGAGCCTCTCGAACCGCGCGCGCCCCTGCCCAAGGCAGAGCATCAGAAGCCCGCGACCGAGGTCGTCAAGATCGAGGCCTCCCGGGCCATGGTCCACGGGATACGTTGCTCGCGAGGCCATCTGAACCACCCGCAGTCGTGGCTGTGCGGAGTCTGCGGAATCCGGATGGATCAGTTGACGACCTTCCTCGTCGAGGGGGAGCGGCCGCCGCTGGGCTGGTTGCTGCTCGACAACGGATTCACCTTCCTGCTCGACGAGGACCTGGTCATCGGTCGAGAGCCGGGATCAGCCGGAGGCGGACCGGCGGCTTCGCCCAAACCGATTCGCGTACAGGACGAAACCGGTCAGCTGTCGCGGCGGCACGTCGAGATCCGGCTGGTGGAGTGGACGGTGCAACTGGTCGACCTCGGGTCCGCCAACGGCACCTTCGTCGCCGATCCCAGCAACGGCAACCGCGAGACCCGCCTGCTGCCGCATCGTGCCCATGTGCTGGTGCCCGGATCGCATGTGCGAATCGGCGGTCGGCACTTCATCTTCGAGTCGCACCACGCCCGCATCTGAGGGATCCGAGGTCATGGAGAAACACACGATCGCCTTCCTGCTGCTCGACGTCGCGGTCGTCATCGCCGCCGCCCGGGTGGGCGGGATGATCGCGCGGGCGTGCCGTCAGCCGGCCGTGGTCGGCGAGATCGCCGCCGGGATCGCGCTGGGCCCCAGCCTGCTCGGACTCCTGCCCGGCAATCCCGACCAGTGGCTGTTCCCCGACGACGTCCGGCCGCTGCTGGGCGCGCTGGCGCAGATCGGTCTCGTGCTGTTCATGTTCATCGTCGGCCTCGAACTGGACATGAGGCTGACCAAGGGGCGTGAACGCGCGGCGGCGAGCATCTCGGCCTTCTCGATCGCCCTGCCGTTCGCTCTCGGTGCCGGGCTCGGAGTGCTGCTCTACCCCTCGCACAACATGGTCGGGGGCATGGAGATCGAACGGCTCGGGATGGTGCTGTTCATGGGCGTCGCGATGTCGATCACCGCCTTCCCGGTACTGGCGCGAATTCTCACCGACCGCGGGATGATGCGGACCGTCCCCGGCGTGTTCAGCCTGGCCGCGGCCGCGATCGACGACATCCTGGCGTGGACGCTGCTGGCCTTCATCATCGCGATCATCCAGGGCGGCAGTCCGCTCGAGGTCGCCAAGATCGTCGGGCTCACGCTCGTGTACGCGGCCGTGATGTTCGGCGTGGTTCGTCCCCTGCTGGCCAAGCTGATCGCGTGGCGCGACACGGCCGGCCGGCTCACCCCGGACATCCTGGCGGTCATCCTGATCGGGCTGTTCCTCTCGGCGGCGGCGACCGACGTCATCGGCATCCACCAGATCTTCGGCGCCTTCGTGTTCGGCGCGGTGATGCCGAAGGTGGGGGCCGAGCAACTGCACCGGGAGATCCTCGAGCGGCTCGAGCAGGCGAGCGTGCTGCTTCTGCTGCCGATGTTCTTCGTCGTGACCGGACTCAACGTCGACCTCACCGAGATCGGGTTCGCGGGGATGGGGCAGTTGCTCCTGGTCCTGCTCGTCGCGATCGCGGGCAAGTTCGTCGGTGCCTATGCCGGCGCGCGGGTGAGTGCGATACCCACCAGGCAGAGTGCGGCCATCGCGGTGTTGATGAACACGCGCGGACTGACCGAGCTGGTGATCCTCGCCGCCGGCCGGGAGCTCGGCGTGCTGAGCGACGAGCTGTTCGCCATGCTCGTCGTGATGGCGCTGGTGACCACGATCCTGACCGAGCCGTTGTTGCGCGTGGTGTACCCGGACCGGGTGGTGGCCAACGACATCGCGGCAGCCGAGCGGCGTGCGCTGGCCACCGCCACCGCACCCCGGGTCCTGGTGCTGATCCGCGATCCCGTCGGAACGGTCGCGGACCTGCGGGCGAGGCACCGGCGAATGCTGGATTGCGCCACCGGATTCGACGTCGTGCTGGCCGGTCTGCTCACTGCTCCGGATCGGTCCGCCCGTCCACTCGAGGTCGGTATCCCGGTGGTGCCGGACTTCGCGGCGATCGCCTCGGCCGTCGAGAAGCTCTCCGAGCTGGGCTCGTCGCTGACCGGCGCGGGTTCGGTCTCTGTGCTGTGCCGGTTCAGCGCCGATCCGGCCGCCGACCTCGACGCGATGTCGGAGAACGCGCATGCCGACATCATCGTCGTGGACAGTGTGGACCGATCCCTGGGGGAGTCGCTGCGATCGGCCCCGGTCGCCGTGATCGACGAGGCCGCCGATGCGGCGGTGGCCCCGGGTCGCAGCACCGTCACCTGCTTCGCTGCCGACAGTCGCAGCGGCCGGACCGCTGCGCTGGTGGCCGCGGGTCTGGCGCTCTTCGGATCGCGCTCGCTGACCGTCGTCGCATCGGGGTCCCGGCGCCGGTGGCTCGCAGATCTCAACGCTGTTGCGGAACAGGGAGTCTCGGTGTCGGTGCAGGATCCGCGGCGGCATCGCGACGATGCGGTGTCGTTCGCCGTCGCCGCACCGGACGAGGGTGGCCCGGGCGCACCGGTTCCGGTCACCGTCGTCGACAACACCGGGACAAGCGAGGAATCGCTGGGCGACCGCGTGGCGGCCCTCTATCCGCCGCCGGTGGCGCAACCCACGCCGTCGCGAGCGGCCCCCGACACATCCAGCCCCGACATCGGTTCATCATCGGAGAGGCACTGACATGGCGACAGTCGAGATCCCGCAGCAACTGGCGGATTTCACGGTGCTCGAGAAGCTCGGCATGGGCGGCAACGGGACGTTCTACCTCGCCGTGCCGCCGGCCCGATTGGGTCTGCGCACCGACCGCGTGGTGGTGAAGGTCTTCGGGGGAGTCTGCAGCGACGACGCCTACCGCCGAGGCGTGCGCGAACTGCGGGCATTCGCGGCCGTCGTGTCGCCCTACCTCGCGGGCCTCTACGACGCGGTGCTGCAGGGCCAGTTCATGTACGCGATGGAGTACTTCCCGCTCGGCTCGCTGGGCAGTCCGGCCCGCGAGTTCAGCCGAGACGAGAAGCTGGCCGCCATCGCCGACGCGGCGCGCGGGGTCGACGCACTGCACGAAGCCGGGATCGCGCACGCCAACATCACGCCGTCGAGCATCATGGTCACCGACACCGGCGGCAAGATCTCCGATCTCGGCCTGGCCCGGGTCCTCGCCGCCGACGAACCCATCACGAGCTTCGCCCAGCCCGGCGCGGTGCAGTACATGGATCCGGCACTGCTGGCGGGTGACGTGCCCTCGCGTGCGACCGACATCTGGTCGCTCGGAGCCTGTCTGCACCGTGCCCTCACCGGCGACGGGGTGTACGGGGAGGTCCCGGACGCCCAACCCCTGCTGGCGATCCGGGCGGCGCTGTCGACCCCGCCGGCGCTCTCGGAGAATCTGGACCGCGACGAACGCACCCTGATCGCCAACTGCCTGGCGCTTGCCGGTTCGCGTCCGTCGACCGCCTCGGAGGTCGCCGGCCGGATCGACGCGCTCCGCGGGCGCTGACCCACGACCTCGCACCGGCCGCCGGGCGGGCGACAGTCCGGGCGGTCAGCCCAGCGGCGCGGTTCGCCACCAGTCGTCCAGGATCTCGCGGCCGGTGTGCCCGGGCCACGTCGTCACCAGGGTGTACTCCGCGTATGGTGAACCGCTGAAATTCGTGACGACCCAGCCGTCCGCCACACTGTCCCGGCTCGTCGAAGCCGGCCCGTCCCGCCAGCTGATCTCGTCTCCCGGAAAACCTTTCAGGTCGGCCGTGACAGCGGCACGTGCGGCCGGCGTCGGCGTGCGCCACACCACGAATCCGACGCTCGCGTCGTCAGTACACGAGATGCCGTCGACGCCGTCGCGGAAGACCGCCGCGCAGGCGGCATCGCGCCAGCCGGTCCCCTCGGGTGTGTCGGGGAGGAGTTGCGGGAAGGCCGCGGCGATCGGGGCGACGGTCGACGGCCACGGGGGCCGGGTGGTGCGCGCACCGAGGAGCATCAGCGATCCGACGACGACGGCGACGACCAGCGTCGCGACGAGAAACGGTGCGATCCATCGACGGCGTCGTGGCGACGCCGGCACCGGTGTCGTGGACGGCTGCCCCGTCGCCGCGACCGTCCGGTTCCGGTCGGTGCTGATCTCGGTCGGCCGGTCCGGATGACCTGCGGGCTGGAACACGCGTGGGACGTGGTCCGGGCGGGGCGCGTTCGCGACGATGACCTCGGTCGGAAGTTCGCCGCCGGTGTGCGTGAGATGTAGGGCGAGTTCGGCGGCGCGGACGAATTCCGCGCAGGTGCGGTATCGGTGATCGGAACCGGCGTCGAGTGCGCGCGCCAGCACGGCGTAGAAGGCCGGCGACACGGCTCCCGACACCCGATGCCGTGCGACCGAGTCTGTGCCGGTGAGCAATTCGACGAGTGTTCGACCCAGGGAAGCGACATCGTCTGCCGGATGCGGCATCTGGTCACCGTTCGCCGGTGCGGTGAGGCCGAACCCGGTGAGCGTGACGACCCCGGGGGTCGCCGCGGCGGAGGCGGCCAGGTCTGCGGACTCGGCGAGCAGGATGTCGGCGGGGGAGACGTTTCCGTGCACCAGTCCTCGGCGGTGTGCGGCGTCGAGCGCCTCGCCCACGATCGAGACGATGCGCACCGCGAGTTCGTTGTCGATGCCGTCGGGCCGGCGGCGGACGACCAGTGCGGCGTCGGAAGCAGGCACGGGTGTGACCGCCACCCATGACCGCCCGCCGGCAGAACCATGACCGGCGACGCGTGCGATCGCGGGATGCCGCATCGTGGAAGCCTTTTCGAGCGCAACGGGGAACCAGCCGCCGAACCCGGGGTCGGCCGAGGTCCCCCGGTCGACAACGGTGAGCAGAACCCGCCCGGCAGGCGAACCCGGTGTCGGGGGCTCCCCGGCGCCGCCGTGGCGGACGGTCGCGAGGTAGTCCGTACCGTGCGGGCGCCTGCGGAGCAGGCGGTCGACGCGATGAGGCCCGACGAGAGTGCCGGGCAGGAGTGGCTCGTCGTGAGCCGGACCGACGGACACGGCGCCCCCTCACCTCAGGTGAGTCCTGACTTTACCGGTCGGACCATGTCCGCCCGGGGTGATCAGTCGTCGGTCGTCGCCGCGGAGATCATTCGAAGAGGAGCGGGGCGGAGTTGAACAGCATCACGATGAAGAAGAACAGCAGGAACCACGCACCGCCCTGCCACACCTGCCAGCGGCCGTTGCGCTTCCAGACCAGGTACGTGCGGTACAGCATCGCGCTCGCGCCCACGAGAACCACGACGGGGGAGGCCACGACGAGTACGGTCTGCAGCGAATCCGACGACGCGTGGGCGAGGAACAGCAGGCCGAGTCCGAGGGCGACGGTGATCCCGACGTGGATCAGGATCGCGCGAAAGTCGTTGGTGCCGTTCTGCGGAAGCGGTGACGTCATGGTGTCCACCAGGTTACACGCCGGGCGAATCGTGCAGAAAGCCACCGCGATCAGGACTTCGTACTCATTGCCGCGGCCACGACGCCGGGGCAGGATGGAGGGCGGGGCCGAACCGGGCCGCGCGGGGCGACCCGAACGGCCCGCGGCCGAACCCGAGGACCCCACCCGGGTCTGTCGAGATCAGAGGAGATGAGCCACAACATGAATGCGATACTCGTCGGCGTGGACGGGTCGGACGCGGCCACGGGAGCAGTGCGATGGGCCGCCCGGGCCGCCGCGGCCGAAGGTCTCGATCTCAAAGTGGTCGGTGTGTACGACGCCAGCACGAGTGACTACGCCCCCGGC
Protein-coding sequences here:
- a CDS encoding AurF N-oxygenase family protein, producing the protein MTKALTPTDREHEAPARYVPQHDKSGGDHDYSQVLDDLSAASVHRNFDPYVDIDWDAPHMAITENDPRWILSYEVDPIGRHPWYQQLPQEKQIEIGMWRQANVAKVGLQFESILIRGLMQYSFKLPNGAREFRYTTHESKEECNHTLMFQEFINRTGVDVPGAKIGYRLISPFVPLVSTVFPTLFFFGVLGGEEPIDHIQKDFLRTRASLHPTMAAVMQLHVAEEARHISFAHHLIREQVPQRGRFQRFILSLMLPLTMRILCGAIVVPPRGFAKRFDVPDEVMKDIFWRSAESKRFLRNVFGDVRMLGEQSGLMNPVSRLLWRALGISGRPSRFRSEPTYTAA
- a CDS encoding EamA family transporter; this encodes MSSADRTPALPRPALGITLALISSACFGISGVLARAMIEAGWSAGATVTVRIALGGLVLAVPGLLAFRDRRRPVPDRPGRRSWPVLVSYGLLAVAGCQLAYFYAVTYLQVGVALLIEYTAPVAVLVWMWLRHGQRPGRVTVLGAALAIAGLALVLDLTGDVPISAVGVLWALAAMVGAAAYFVISADDRTGWPPLSLAAGGLLIGALALVGAGLTGLLPMTMTTVPVRVGALEVAWWVPLVLLGVVSAAMAYGFGIAGGRLLGARVMSFVALSEVLFAVVFAWLVLDELPAPIQLAGGLLIVLGVVCVRLGEAAPAASHD
- a CDS encoding 4Fe-4S binding protein, with translation MPHVVTQACCGDASCVYACPVNCIHPTPEEPDFGIAEMLYIDPATCVDCGACVSACPVGAIVPGHRLPAGQERFVEVNATQYHDPADGAARFPVDPARRLPLAPIDRPRQLAVERSISIGIVGSGPSAMYAADELLRQPQVSVTMYERLDRPFGLARFGVAPDHLHTRKVMELFDDIARNPRLEILLNTEVGRDLTLADLRARHQGVIWAGGAPTDRRLALPGFDLPGVSSATSFVGWYNGHPDFTDLDVDLDTERVVVVGNGNVALDVARILVADPDTLAATDISRSALATLRASSVREVVVMGRRGPAHAAFTLPELIGLVDSGVPVTVDAADLDALPAPADLDATVRGKLEILAECAARPEPTGRRIRLAFFSSPSEVTAGPHGRASALVVGRNRPVVDDAGSAVGIEPTGDTTTLETGLVLTSVGYRGVPVPGLPFDDAAGVIPHLDGRVLDGTEPVSGMYVTGWIKRGPSGFIGTNKTDSAQTVASLLDDLEAKAPEVSVPRRRRLLGRRLGVAQSVAGLDGGATALD
- a CDS encoding FHA domain-containing protein, translated to MTSPGDIPSVTPTVTLIRGEGVVIRTPAFLCLVNDAVPASFLTDLLDIESAVSVPDSAPRRGRHLVRALAQLVATAADPVDIAFAAPDSAGIAIFLSGRVYGETDGKRVEAAAGDTYDRAVPWPYEGLGLYLAGTEPAEVGEERFDLVEGTVPAAGALLHTPLGLRGTEFHAVSDRAAQPRPDGAAQPRPDRVVEPSRPDPDAGPPTEALGGLDEPDHPEMPRTPAPEAEPEPDPMGTTERMAPGAGSPGSPAPDPLPFTSTPLGGPFEAEPLSPNAPLPSEPAPRDVMPPGGRAPVEPGAASNPFAEPLEPRAPLPKAEHQKPATEVVKIEASRAMVHGIRCSRGHLNHPQSWLCGVCGIRMDQLTTFLVEGERPPLGWLLLDNGFTFLLDEDLVIGREPGSAGGGPAASPKPIRVQDETGQLSRRHVEIRLVEWTVQLVDLGSANGTFVADPSNGNRETRLLPHRAHVLVPGSHVRIGGRHFIFESHHARI